From Ptychodera flava strain L36383 chromosome 3 unlocalized genomic scaffold, AS_Pfla_20210202 Scaffold_26__1_contigs__length_13983176_pilon, whole genome shotgun sequence, one genomic window encodes:
- the LOC139126053 gene encoding B-box type zinc finger protein ncl-1-like, with the protein MSKPLSLNMEDKVRLDTNRKLKSEGEAGDKKASKPTAKTMVMIRNEKIALMRQWSSLPVQQVVPPTEFLHKEQLVSRHLASESSEAEKRESNEKIKAVKVSKGEKGHFRTALPQKEGETLLPAALFKRKKLGDTKTYRHGKFMSFHQSLDMPDSCGPFSVTAGILSNVDTCGLLPQLRRWNYKSQMSIGLDDGAVIYPSTFTLQKILSVGIIKCRETYLQCPSSVVITQDGSIAVGDEKTRRIVIFHDDGHYKRHFNVLGEYGFIPGPMATTPQGDIAVIDTRNKRVVVISSQDGSTKLDFGKRELVWPSGIAVTSDGNILVSDWDRHCIRVYTSNGGYSSNIGSQGDGPGQLIYPWLLAVNSSDDIIVSDTGNNRIQILNVDGRHLKEIRLEDQLIVPPRGLSVDRENNIYVCSNYGIFLIIAETMKCVRVEMNRERLLWPRGLAVTMEIPPKLSVTHDRVLSPYSPGMLTVFKVLPKFPDVR; encoded by the coding sequence ATGTCGAAGCCGCTGTCCTTGAACATGGAAGACAAAGTGAGACTCGACACAAATCGTAAGTTGAAGTCCGAAGGCGAGGCCGGCGACAAGAAGGCGAGCAAGCCAACAGCAAAGACCATGGTCATGATCAGGAACGAAAAGATCGCCCTCATGCGCCAGTGGAGCAGTCTGCCGGTCCAACAGGTCGTGCCCCCGACAGAATTTCTGCATAAAGAGCAGCTGGTTTCCCGCCACCTGGCTTCGGAAAGCAGTGAAGCAGAAAAGAGGGAATCCAATGAAAAGATAAAGGCCGTTAAGGTGAGCAAAGGCGAAAAAGGTCATTTTAGAACGGCTTTGCCTCAGAAAGAAGGAGAAACATTACTTCCAGCCGCTTTGTTTAAAAGGAAGAAGCTTGGGGACACCAAGACCTATCGACACGGAAAGTTTATGTCATTTCACCAGAGTTTGGACATGCCTGACTCGTGTGGTCCGTTCAGCGTCACAGCAGGTATTCTGAGCAACGTCGACACATGCGGCTTACTTCCACAGCTCCGCCGCTGGAATTACAAATCGCAAATGAGCATCGGTCTGGATGATGGCGCTGTTATCTATCCGTCGACTTTCACGTTGCAGAAGATACTGAGTGTCGGAATCATAAAGTGCAGGGAAACCTATTTGCAGTGCCCGAGCAGCGTTGTCATCACGCAGGATGGCAGCATCGCTGTCGGTGACGAGAAAACCCGCCGTATCGTTATCTTCCATGACGACGGTCACTACAAGCGCCACTTTAATGTTCTGGGGGAATATGGTTTTATACCCGGCCCCATGGCGACCACGCCCCAGGGTGATATTGCCGTTATCGACACCAGAAACAAACGCGTTGTCGTCATTTCAAGCCAGGACGGTTCAACCAAGCTTGACTTCGGCAAACGAGAGCTTGTGTGGCCTTCTGGGATCGCTGTGACGTCAGATGGTAACATCCTCGTCAGCGACTGGGACAGACACTGCATCAGGGTGTATACGTCCAATGGTGGCTACTCTTCCAACATTGGTTCCCAAGGCGACGGGCCCGGCCAATTAATATACCCTTGGCTGCTGGCCGTGAACTCTTCTGATGACATCATTGTATCGGATACCGGAAATAATCGGATACAGATATTAAATGTGGACGGACGGCACTTGAAGGAGATTAGATTAGAAGATCAGCTTATTGTCCCTCCGAGGGGATTATCTGTGGATAGAGAGAATAACATCTACGTGTGCAGCAACTACGGAATATTCCTGATTATCGCCGAGACTATGAAGTGTGTCCGGGTGGAAATGAACAGGGAGAGGTTACTGTGGCCGCGTGGTCTCGCCGTTACCATGGAAATCCCGCCGAAATTGTCGGTCACGCACGATCGGGTGTTATCGCCTTACTCGCCCGGTATGCTCACTGTCTTCAAGGTGCTCCCTAAGTTCCCGGATGTGCGATGA